One window of the Lonchura striata isolate bLonStr1 chromosome 9, bLonStr1.mat, whole genome shotgun sequence genome contains the following:
- the PIGC gene encoding phosphatidylinositol N-acetylglucosaminyltransferase subunit C — translation MEPGPGRRWQKVLYERQPFPDNYVDQRFLEELRKNVHARQYRYQAVVFQSGAVVQQLCSVCVFVLTWWYMDAGMLSPQGLFGAALASSLLGYVLFDAVDGGAGRWASGRMRWADLKSTLVFAAFTYGFSPVLKTLTESISTDTIYAMSALMLLGHLIFFDYGANAAIVSSTLSLNMAIFASVCLASRLPRSLHAFVMVTFAMQIFALWPMLQKKLKARTPRCYVGVTVLFALAALAGLATVSSVGAVLFASLLLAVSCLCPYCLIRLQLLKDNIHGPWDEAEIKEDLSRFLM, via the coding sequence ATGGAGCCGGGGCCCGGGCGGCGGTGGCAGAAGGTGCTGTACGAGCGCCAGCCTTTCCCCGATAACTACGTGGACCAGCGGTTCCTGGAGGAGCTGCGCAAGAACGTGCACGCCCGGCAGTACCGGTACCAGGCCGTGGTCTTCCAGTCGGGAGCCgtggtgcagcagctgtgcagcgTCTGCGTCTTCGTGCTCACCTGGTGGTACATGGACGCCGGGATGCTGAGCCCGCAGGGGCTGTTCGGAGCGGCGCTGGCGTCCTCCCTGCTCGGCTATGTCCTGTTCGACGCCGTggacggcggggccgggcgctggGCGAGCGGGCGGATGCGCTGGGCTGACCTCAAGAGCACGCTGGTGTTCGCCGCCTTCACCTACGGCTTCTCGCCGGTGCTGAAGACGCTGACCGAGTCCATCAGCACGGACACCATCTACGCCATGTCAGCCCTCATGCTCCTGGGGCACCTCATCTTCTTCGACTACGGCGCCAACGCTGCCATCGTGTCCAGCACGCTGTCCCTCAACATGGCCATCTTCGCCTCGGTGTGCCTGGCCTCGCGCCTGCCTCGCTCCCTGCACGCCTTCGTCATGGTGACCTTCGCCATGCAGATCTTCGCGCTGTGGCCCATGCTGCAGAAGAAGCTGAAGGCCCGGACTCCCCGGTGCTACGTGGGGGTGACGGTGCTCTTTGCGCTGGCAGCGCTGGCGGGGCTGGCCACGGTGTCCAGCGTGGGCGCCGTGCTCTTCGCCTCCCTGCTGCTCGCCGTCTCCTGCCTCTGCCCCTACTGCCTCATCCGCCTCCAGCTGCTCAAGGACAACATCCACGGGCCGTGGGATGAAGCTGAAATCAAGGAGGACCtctccaggttcctcatgtag